Genomic segment of Pochonia chlamydosporia 170 chromosome 1, whole genome shotgun sequence:
ttattGTTATCTAGCTAGAGAGGGCAGAACCTCCCTTCTTTAGCCAGGAGTTTTTTAATTAACAGACTTAACCGCGATTTTTTtttaactagagctatttacttgATGCATTTAATGCTTGTTTACTGAATCCCTTGTTAACCAAGGGCACCTTTCTTTGCCGCAGGTTATACCTCCCAGaggtgcaccaccaaacgatATTGCTGGGGTCTTCCGGAAagacagaagcaattgaGGATTAAATACCATTTAATCTAGGGGATTGGAAGAGTTATGACTACTTGGACTAAATAGAAGTGATTTAATTTAGACTGAATTGCTGACGagctgcgtgtaagtgcggtatttcTTAGGGTACTCTGAGCTCTTGGGTGTGTTCGTTTTAGGCCAACAAACTGTAAAACCACCAATAATATTCTTGAACAActgtaaaggtctgggctaaagcccagtcttgtgCGCAACTGagggagcctgtatagtgctagattgagcagtcacaagggacttgttcaattcgtactcttttgccgtaaTGGCCAAAGGGCCCGGACAACCGGTATGTCtgcagctagcacctgcgatggcccaatcgggctagaccatAACAACAACTGATTATTAAAAGCTCACGTTGAATCACCATTAGGTGGTAGTATAGTATTAGCAGCTATCGTATTAAAATTCAGTTGTACCTATGTCTGGTAATGTTGGAAAGATCTCCCCAGCGACGCCACAGCAGCTCAGGGTAAAAGCAGCGCTGCTCAGGCACTAGTTGGTTCAAAACCCGCGACCTGGTTGGCGGAGCAGAAGCCCACATTTTTAACGGCAGTCGGCATTTTGATGGATGTGGAAGTGGCTTGTGCTGGTCCGAGGACTTGGCATGATCGCCGACCAAAACCTGACGCCTCGCCGACTGACAGTATTGAACCTTGACGCATGGCCGAGCATCAGGCCACACATGAGCAAGCCAAATGATTATAGGTGAAGGGTTCAGAATGCCGAAACAGCCTCAATGGTTCTATATTTAAAACTGAGTACCTATCCGTTTCGAAATGGCTTACAAGGTCAACTCCCCTCACTTGTAGCACACATCCCACAACGATTCAACGTATACTTCGACAACTAGGCAAAATGGATCAAATGCTGGCAGTCCACGATATTCACGAACCAAACACAGGAACCTGGCAATATGTTGTCGCAGACCCGTCCACCATGAGCGCAGTCATCATCGACTCCGTCTTGGACTTTGACCCAGCCTCTGCGAGCATCACCACAAAAAGTGCAGACACTCTGTTGGCTCTAGTCAAAGACAAGGGCTACAAGGTCGAGCTAATTTTGGAGACACACGCCCATGCCGATCACCTCACTGCCGCCGCATACCTGCAGGAACAGCTCGCGACAAGTCAGGGTACTCGGCCGGAGATAGGCATAGGCAAGCGCATAGCCGAAGTGCAAAAGCGCTTCGGTGACAGATACGGAGTAAATCCCGATGAATATAAGAACGCCTTTGACAGACTATTCGAGGATGATGCCGAGTTTCGGATCGGCAATCTGACAGCCACTGTTCTCTACTTACCCGGCCACACTCCAGATCATGTCGGTTACAAGATTCAAGGTGTGCCAATTTCACAATTCGTATACAAGTATTTGCGTGTAAACTAACCTGAACAGACAACATATTTTGCGGCGACTCCCTTTTCAACGCCGACGTTGGCTCCGCGCGGTGCGATTTCCCCGGCGGCGATGCGACACAGCTGTATGCCTCTGTGCAGAAACTCTTAAACCACGCACCGCATGTGAAGATATGGACTGGACATGATTACCCGCCTGAAGCGAGGGCAGGGCGTGCCGTTTCCGCAATGACGGTCAGCCAGCACAGAGAGCAGAACAAACACCTCAAGGACGGGACATCGCGAGAAGAGTTTGTGACTTGGAGAACGGAGAGGGATGCGACGCTGAAAGAGCCACGGCTTATTCATTATGCTTTGCAGATTAATATTCGGGGTGGGCGGTTGCCGAAGGCGACTGCGTTGGGGGACAGGCTGGTTCATGTGCCGCTGAAGGCTTCATTTTAGTCAATGCCGTGATGCTTTGGACGGTGTGATGTGTCAATGATGCAAGGAAAGTATGTGCTATAGCTAATGAAGTGTTTTGGTCCATGTTTATATGGTGGCGGCTTTCTCCGTGTACTGGTGCTTCCCCTCGAATTCGTGCTTGAACTGGTGCTCTTCACAATTGGAATTCAGTGTCTGTGGGTTCACCTGTTCTTTCGTAGGGGTTTACTTGCTGATGGGCTTTTTGTCTTAATGAAATGATAATTGCAGGTGACTATATACAAAACTTTTGTAGGGAATGCATGACATGCGATTAACAACGTGGTCAACATCAATGCCCAGCTCAGAATACATAGCAAATACTTCCAAACGACTTTAAAGAAGGACCAGCTCAGCGAGCTTCAGAGGTGTTCTTCCCACAAAGATAGAACGCACAGGCAAATCGATTCCAAGCCTCCGCATTCGATGCCGCAACGACATGACGGCCATGGAATCCGCACCAGCAGAGAAGAACGAACCATTATTCGACAGAGACTTGGACGTCGGCCCTAGACAAGCTGACATCTCACTTCTAATTGTGTCtgccatctcatccacaGATATCGAGTACGAAGATTCGCTGGACCGGGGCGATCCAGTTCCCGAACTCGACGGCGGACTACCCTCCGCTGAGTCGAGCTCCGAAACCTTGAGATCAGCAAGTTGATCGTGCAAGTCGGAGAGGGAACACTCGTCcgccatggcattgaggATAACACCCAGGGCTTTTTCGACAATGTCCATAGAACTAGGAGGGATGTAGCTCGTGTCATGCTCCAGGTGGATCGACCACCTATCCTTTGCTAGCTCAAACCACTCCATCATGAGCGGGAACTTGGACCCGTTGGCAAACTgaggaga
This window contains:
- a CDS encoding beta-lactamase-like protein (similar to Metarhizium robertsii ARSEF 23 XP_007817900.2) yields the protein MDQMLAVHDIHEPNTGTWQYVVADPSTMSAVIIDSVLDFDPASASITTKSADTLLALVKDKGYKVELILETHAHADHLTAAAYLQEQLATSQGTRPEIGIGKRIAEVQKRFGDRYGVNPDEYKNAFDRLFEDDAEFRIGNLTATVLYLPGHTPDHVGYKIQDNIFCGDSLFNADVGSARCDFPGGDATQLYASVQKLLNHAPHVKIWTGHDYPPEARAGRAVSAMTVSQHREQNKHLKDGTSREEFVTWRTERDATLKEPRLIHYALQINIRGGRLPKATALGDRLVHVPLKASF